In Chiloscyllium plagiosum isolate BGI_BamShark_2017 chromosome 39, ASM401019v2, whole genome shotgun sequence, one genomic interval encodes:
- the LOC122542253 gene encoding cytokine receptor common subunit beta-like, with the protein MLGKERMSFLRLIFTLILTTAQCATEAYNITRSLKCYTDYMTEIDCKWMENAKAREYIPMELHYMKVTEAKKKYLQKKCDLTKSPGNTFSSDINWRCTIEDNSYAVSFRYNYVFKPERPIHLSKSFRPLENIKPQPPFNLSVTNTLEGDYLLSWQTIYTRNSSNRLFGRLQYEINYKRSRDSWENSAIETVQKSSQQFQINRLSLAADSETYIARVRAKPQQQEGSRGHWSEWSSEIQWETSPSTSNLQTAKANVMPRNLMCFYDGIQEIKCTWEVTSESSKYFQFGLHFGRANSSETKECENPEISQTFKDLTVHRCSIPVNDEEVMDDYELMLKIVEPTVVFYPYKNIKPKDPFNLTIKQLPDERYQLDWLTVPASYSSEYEIHYKKAEDSWENAKGQKIPQDTKSFQIQKNSLEASSRYVVRMRAKVKCRKDNYSYCGPWSDWSHEVSFQTDPDNKIVIIVAVIILMVLTLFIRPFLCLIQRKKKSWLESIPDPAKSKLFLKHSQRGILGYVVPLEEGNICQVVPDETGDTNPQVISKEEAASVQMKRQKAISSPLLTQGQVGQEQLYPAIEADAPSGEGFPNPLMLPSDPADYDGPYLFNYQAIPSGPEFHSELNHGCKKGFECVMGAPGYVKLPEDPSERPHLEQANDGPTLPSPSSAYVLNTPQPNPDMPSSVGHHVGADQATDTGLSQRELGQQPPISSYVLCPLATSAGPTSPGDAHSGYVHDNGHSGSSQALPWLDAIAYPLASQQPTGPDGGSETWRSIPTAGDETTWGSWGCPENSLENPAVASWQPPDNVNYVCIPPNDQTGPSPVPPEQGPGENPSLSSDHQQGVDFIRAAAINNGLDFNSPSKHQDDPQKPSSKEDALSLTNEAPNVILYQQGGKPLILKQIGDYCFIPGSRPTNPKESNKCCPAMDNEPDKKPSVWHEGSNAMPSFHSPKITSNKMGPPQSTPPCFFKNHLEETVA; encoded by the exons ATGCTTGGAAAAGAAAGAATGAGTTTTTTGCGGCTGATTTTCACTTtgatcctcaccactgctcagtGTGCCACAGAAG cctACAATATTACCAGAAGTTTGAAATGCTACACTGACTACATGACAGAGATAGACTGCAAATGGATGGAAAATGcaaaggcaagggaatacattcCAATGGAATTACATTACATGAAGGTGACGGAAGCCAAGAAAAAATACCT GCAGAAGAAATGCGACTTGACCAAATCCCCAGGGAACACGTTCAGCTCTGATATTAACTGGAGGTGTACCATTGAGGATAACAGTTACGCCGTCTCATTTCGATATAACTATGTTTTTAAACCGGAAAGGCCCATCCACCTGAGCAAATCCTTCAGACCTTTGGAAAACA TCAAACCACAACCTCCATTTAACCTAAGTGTTACCAACACCCTGGAAGGGGATTACTTACTGTCCTGGCAGACAATCTACACAAGAAATTCATCCAATCGGCTCTTTGGAAGGTTACAGTACGAAATCAACTACAAGCGAAGCCGGGATTCATGGGAG AATTCAGCAATAGAAACTGTGCAGAAAAGCAGCCAGCAGTTTCAAATCAACAGATTGTCGCTGGCGGCGGATTCAGAAACCTACATCGCCCGTGTGAGAGCaaaaccacagcagcaggagggTTCCAGAGGCCACTGGAGTGAGTGGAGCTCCGAGATCCAGTGGGAGACAAGTCCAAGCACCTCTAACCTCCAAACAG CTAAAGCAAATGTAATGCCTCGGAATCTGATGTGCTTCTACGATGGTATCCAGGAGATCAAATGTACTTGGGAAGTGACAAGTGAGTCCAGCAAATATTTCCAGTTTGGCTTGCACTTTGGAAGAGCCAATAGCTCTGA GACCAAGGAGTGTGAGAATCCAGAGATATCCCAGACATTTAAAGATCTCACTGTTCATCGCTGTAGCATTCCTGTGAACGATGAGGAAGTCATGGATGACTATGAGCTGATGCTGAAGATTGTTGAGCCAACAGTGGTATTTTACCCCTATAAAAACA TAAAACCAAAGGATCCTTTCAACTTGACCATAAAACAGCTGCCCGATGAGAGATACCAATTGGACTGGCTCACTGTGCCAGCTAGTTATAGTTCCGAATATGAAATTCATTACAAGAAGGCTGAAGATTCTTGGGAG AATGCCAAAGGGCAGAAAATTCCTCAAGATACCAAATCCTTCCAAATCCAAAAGAATTCATTGGAGGCATCCAGTCGCTATGTTGTCAGAATGAGAGCGAAGGTGAAATGTCGAAAGGATAACTATTCCTACTGTGGACCGTGGAGTGACTGGAGCCATGAAGTTTCATTTCAAACAGACCCTG aTAACAAGATAGTCATCATCGTGGCAGTTATAATTCTGATGGTTTTAACCCTATTTATTCGACCCTTTCTCTGCCTGATACAAAG aaaaaagaaatcctGGTTGGAGAGCATCCCTGACCCAGCAAAGAGCAAGCTTTTCCTCAAACACAGCCAG AGAGGCATTCTGGGATATGTGGTCCCCCTGGAAGAAGGCAACATCTGTCAAGTGGTACCTGATGAAACAGGAGATACAAATCCTCAGGTCATTTCTAA GGAGGAAGCAGCATCTGTCCAGATGAAAAGGCAGAAAGCCATCTCGTCCCCTCTGCTGACTCAAGGTCAAGTTGGCCAAGAGCAATTGTATCCTGCAATTGAAGCCGACGCACCTTCTGGCGAAGGCTTTCCTAACCCTCTGATGTTACCGAGTGACCCGGCAGATTACGATGGCCCGTATTTGTTCAATTACCAAGCGATACCTTCAGGGCCTGAGTTCCATTCAGAATTGAATCACGGATGCAAGAAAGGTTTCGAGTGTGTCATGGGGGCTCCTGGATATGTGAAACTCCCAGAGGACCCCTCtgaaaggccacatttggagcaggcAAATGACGGACCAACACTGCCTTCACCATCTTCTGCTTATGTTCTCAACACTCCACAACCCAACCCAGACATGCCGAGTTCAGTTGGTCATCATGTTGGCGCTGACCAAGCCACAGACACGGGTTTGAGTCAAAGGGAGTTGGGACAGCAACCGCCCATTTCCAGTTACGTCCTGTGCCCCCTAGCGACCAGCGCCGGCCCAACATCCCCAGGAGACGCTCACTCTGGCTACGTTCATGACAATGGTCATTCCGGTTCAAGCCAGGCCCTTCCGTGGCTGGACGCCATTGCATACCCGCTGGCCAGTCAGCAGCCAACAGGCCCTGATGGGGGGTCAGAGACGTGGCGCTCTATTCCCACGGCGGGTGATGAAACCACTTGGGGATCATGGGGCTGCCCCGAAAACTCTCTGGAAAATCCCGCAGTCGCATCTTGGCAGCCGCCTGACAATGTTAACTACGTGTGCATTCCACCCAACGATCAAACAGGGCCCTCGCCCGTTCCTCCCGAGCAGGGCCCAGGTGAAAATCCGAGTCTGTCAAGTGACCACCAACAGGGCGTAGACTTTATTCGGGCAGCTGCCATTAACAACGGCCTGGACTTTAATTCTCCATCGAAGCACCAAGATGACCCACAGAAACCTTCATCCAAAGAGGATGCACTGTCACTTACTAACGAGGCTCCCAATGTAATCCTTTACCAACAAGGAGGTAAACCACTAATCCTGAAGCAAATTGGGGATTATTGCTTCATTCCAGGATCCCGTCCAACAAATCCAAAAGAATCCAACAAATGCTGCCCAGCGATGGATAATGAGCCAGATAAAAAACCCTCTGTTTGGCACGAGGGTTCCAATGCAATGCCTTCATTTCATTCTCCCAAAATTACAAGCAACAAGATGGGTCCACCTCAGTCTACACCTCCATGTTTCTTCAAGAACCATCTTGAGGAAACAGTTGCGTAG